A window of Diospyros lotus cultivar Yz01 chromosome 14, ASM1463336v1, whole genome shotgun sequence contains these coding sequences:
- the LOC127790534 gene encoding UDP-glycosyltransferase 86A1 — MAGDQQKLHAIMVPYPLQGHVIPAVHLAVKLAAKGFAVTFVNTHSVHHYYISKSLPSNAGGDIFAGARESGLDIRYATVSDGLPVGFDRSLNHGQFMESLLHVFSAHVDELVGGIVRKSEPPVTCLIADTFYVWPSMIAEKYGLVNVSFWTEPALVLNLYYHLHLLRENGHFGCSDKREDTIDYIPGVPSIKPTDLMSYLQAVDVSTVEHRIINRAFDDVKRADIILCNTVRELELESISALHQNQPMYAIGPIFPNGFTKSLVATSLWPESNCAHWLDARPNGSVLYVSFGSYAHVTKTDIVEIAHGLLLSGVGFVWVLRPDIVSSDEADVLPVGFQEHVKDQGMMVPWCNQIDVISHQAVGGFLTHCGWNSILESMWCAVPLLCFPLLTDQFTNRKLVVDDWKVGLNLCDQGAVTREEVADKISCLMNGTTSEELRRETEKMKSILEDALAVDGSSQTNFNQFVKKMNKKINLLSNHV; from the exons ATGGCCGGAGACCAGCAAAAGCTTCATGCAATAATGGTACCATACCCTCTGCAAGGCCACGTCATCCCCGCCGTCCACCTCGCCGTCAAGCTCGCCGCGAAGGGCTTTGCCGTCACCTTCGTCAACACCCATTCCGTTCACCACTACTACATCTCCAAGTCCCTCCCTTCCAACGCCGGCGGCGACATCTTCGCCGGGGCACGCGAGTCCGGCCTAGACATCCGCTACGCCACCGTCTCCGACGGCCTGCCGGTGGGGTTCGACCGGTCGCTGAACCACGGGCAGTTCATGGAGAGCCTCCTGCACGTTTTCTCGGCCCACGTGGACGAACTGGTGGGAGGGATCGTTCGGAAGTCGGAGCCTCCGGTGACATGCCTGATCGCCGACACGTTCTACGTCTGGCCGTCGATGATCGCCGAGAAGTATGGCCTGGTTAATGTGTCGTTCTGGACGGAACCGGCTCTCGTCTTGAACCTGTATTATCATTTGCACCTTTTGAGGGAAAATGGACATTTTGGTTGCTCCG ATAAGCGCGAGGACACCATTGATTACATACCCGGCGTGCCATCAATCAAACCAACGGACCTGATGTCGTATCTCCAAGCGGTCGATGTCTCCACCGTGGAGCACCGAATCATCAACCGGGCATTCGACGATGTGAAGAGAGCGGATATCATACTCTGCAACACAGTGCGAGAGCTGGAGCTGgaatcaatctcagccctccatcaAAACCAACCAATGTACGCAATCGGCCCCATTTTCCCCAACGGCTTCACCAAAAGCCTCGTGGCTACGAGCCTTTGGCCCGAGTCGAACTGCGCCCATTGGCTCGACGCCAGACCCAACGGCTCCGTCCTCTACGTCTCATTCGGTAGCTATGCCCACGTCACCAAAACCGACATCGTCGAGATAGCCCACGGACTCTTGCTTAGTGGAGTGGGCTTTGTTTGGGTGCTTCGCCCCGACATCGTGAGCTCGGATGAAGCTGATGTCCTGCCTGTTGGGTTTCAAGAACATGTAAAAGATCAGGGGATGATGGTGCCCTGGTGCAACCAGATTGATGTGATCTCGCATCAGGCGGTTGGAGGGTTCTTAACGCACTGTGGATGGAATTCCATCTTGGAAAGCATGTGGTGCGCTGTACCGCTGCTGTGTTTCCCGTTGTTGACAGATCAGTTCACTAATCGGAAACTGGTGGTGGATGATTGGAAGGTTGGGCTTAATCTATGCGATCAAGGGGCAGTGACGAGGGAGGAAGTGGCTGATAAGATCAGCTGTTTAATGAATGGAACAACATCAGAAGAGCTGAGAAGGGAGACTGAGAAAATGAAATCCATATTGGAAGATGCACTGGCGGTCGATGGATCATCACAGACAAATTTCAATCAATTCGTTaagaagatgaataaaaaaatcaacttgTTATCCAatcatgtataa
- the LOC127790658 gene encoding TSL-kinase interacting protein 1-like yields the protein MEPQVSLTGKACLDLSDVQMKDVDCCRTTTPENHDVALPERKETRQWAAWTHQEEESFFTALQQVGKNFEKITCCVQSKSKEQVRHYYYRLLRRMNKLLGPGLCLDTKNSKDTNSAMLRWWSLLEKYSCKASKLHLKPRRFKIFIETLEHQLLKDRKKGKRKRPSQGKNCSQIVPTTISNQGRGSGHDNCTNAVLNNQSVQKLGRGRRPTMRRNVNVGISRSNCKRDSCPQKTVKKRQKSVAGYPAATISTFEFKRWEKAAIAGVSLVADAAEHLEQTTTTDVEHFQLTLGKKSANPVQKDIPNPVHKDIPNPVHKDIPNSVQEDIPNPVQDILPLPGPSPNSLIVNNMQTSSKLKLQLFPIDEGTRRALEMDDRNPHLELTLSTRKKISSVIEHLNRKWGNSNAASGELMLFPYGVQRENLVGCLRWTRECLLSAADVHALTGSLPVLRLRYGWFSDIDLVPETSQPPLASSGMVCDSNMKINTKVHQIWHSALIPMQPTDCHSDNLMNHYDEDPQICGAKSPPLVLCSPEMHCEIIKCTGVDISNNDLESSDGATTVLLARKGTSTIANLIEGDDMDNQGLRNQISFPVGEWTDSLTNVGVGDLLSQVSHDMVTDHVDPPINGSSPCLLQNPFSCDLFGAAVTAHVCRDQIETSFQPSLQSSIWDAEETCDAFSFQKNSFVQGVSGSSIIASSEACKQELPELEGPVSENTCNDEPTDDNPADDVNSANEELMDECPADLPNQENSEKDLYGLADIDWFDSLGPLDLDLRSSGYHAENLLSSDSLSSLNRLLASSLDCFQNCSSAGVDKKEVASSTLEAGETVPSSDLKVGNGV from the exons ATGGAGCCACAGGTCTCCTTAACTGGCAAGGCATGCCTTGATCTCAGTGATGTTCAAATGAAGGATGTTGATTGTTGTAGAACTACAACCCCAGAAAACCATGATGTAGCGCTGCCAG AAAGAAAGGAAACACGACAATGGGCAGCTTGGACGCATCAAGAGGAGGAAAGCTTCTTCACTGCACTACAGCAAGTTGGAAAG AATTTTGAGAAGATCACTTGTTGTGTCCAAAGTAAAAGCAAAGAACAG GTCAGACATTATTACTATCGTCTTCTGAGGCGAATGAACAAGTTGCTGGGTCCAGGGCTTTGTCTCGATACCAAAAACTCTAAAGACACTAATTCTGCTATGCTTAGATG GTGGTCTTTACTTGAAAAGTATAGCTGTAAAGCCTCAAAACTTCACCTAAAGCCCCGAAGGTTCAAGATATTTATAGAAACCTTG GAGCACCAACTATTAAAAGACCGGAAAAAGGGCAAGAGGAAACGGCCTTCCCAGGGGAAAAACTGTTCTCAAATAGTGCCAACAACCATCTCAAATCAGGGAAGAGGATCTGGACATGACAATTGTACAAATGCTGTCCTTAATAATCAATCTGTTCAGAAATTAGGACGTGGAAGAAGACCTACAATGAGACGAAATGTGAATGTTGGAATTAGTCGTAGCAACTGCAAGCGAGATTCCTGCCCTCAGAAAACAGTGAAGAAGCGGCAAAAATCAG TTGCTGGATATCCAGCAGCTACCATCTCAACATTTGAATTTAAGAGGTGGGAGAAGGCTGCAATTGCTGGAGTTTCATTGGTTGCGGATGCTGCTGAGCACTTGGAGCAGACAACTACTACAGATGTTGAGCATTTCCAGTTGACACTGG GGAAAAAGAGCGCCAATCCTGTTCAGAAGGACATTCCCAATCCTGTTCATAAGGACATTCCCAATCCTGTTCATAAGGACATTCCCAATTCTGTTCAGGAGGACATTCCCAATCCTGTTCAGGACATTCTTCCTCTGCCAGGTCCTTCGCCCAATTCTTTGATTGTGAATAATATGCAAACTTCTAGTAAACTCAAGCTCCAGTTGTTCCCAATTGATGAAGGCACCCGAAGAGCCTTGGAAATG GATGATCGTAATCCCCATCTGGAGCTCACATTAAGTACTCGGAAGAAGATATCATCAGTTATAGAACATCTCAATCGCAAATGGGGAAATTCAAATGCAGCATCTGGAGAATTGATGCTTTTCCCTTACGGTGTTCAACGGGAAAATCTGGTGGGTTGTTTGAGATGGACTCGGGAATGTCTTCTTAGTGCCGCAGATGTGCATGCACTTACTGGAAGCCTTCCAGTTTTACGCTtgag GTATGGTTGGTTTTCCGATATTGATCTGGTGCCAGAAACATCTCAACCTCCTTTGGCATCATCTGGCATGGTTTGTGACAgtaatatgaaaatcaatactAAAGTGCATCAGATTTGGCATTCAGCGCTCATACCTATGCAACCCACAGATTGCCACTCTGATAACCTTATGAATCACTATGATGAAGATCCACAGATCTGTGGGGCAAAGAGCCCTCCTCTAGTACTCTGTTCCCCAGAGATGCACTGTGAGATCATTAAGTGCACTGGTGTTGATATCAGCAATAATGATCTGGAGTCTTCTGATGGGGCAACTACTGTACTATTAGCCAGAAAGGGGACTAGCACTATAGCTAACTTGATAGAAGGGGATGATATG GATAACCAAGGGTtaagaaatcagatttcatttcCAGTTGGAGAATGGACCGATAGTCTTACCAATGTTGGTGTAGGGGATTTACTTTCCCAGGTGTCTCATGATATGGTTACTGACCATGTTGATCCGCCTATAAATGGTAGTTCTCCATGTCTTCTGCAAAACCCTTTTAGCTGTGATTTGTTCGGTGCTGCGGTTACTGCTCATGTATGTAGAGATCAAATTGAAACTAGCTTTCAGCCATCCCTTCAATCTTCCATCTGGGATGCTGAAGAAACATGCGATGCCTTCTCATTCCAGAAGAACTCTTTTGTCCAAGGGGTCTCGGGATCATCCATCATTGCTTCTTCAGAAGCCTGCAAGCAG GAGCTGCCTGAATTAGAGGGGCCTGTGAGTGAAAATACCTGTAATGACGAGCCCACGGATGATAATCCAGCTGATGATGTCAATTCTGCCAATGAAGAACTGATGGATGAATGCCCAGCCGATTTACCCAACCAGGAAAATTCAGAGAAGGATCTCTACGGGCTGGCAGATATAGATTGG TTCGACTCTTTAGGCCCGTTAGACTTGGATTTACGCTCCTCTGGGTATCACGCAGAAAATCTATTGTCGAGCGATAGTCTCAGCAGCTTGAACCGCCTGCTGGCTAGCAGCCTGGACTGTTTTCAGAATTGTTCATCTGCTGGAGTGGACAAGAAAGAAGTGGCGTCGTCAACACTTGAAGCTGGAGAAACTGTCCCCTCTTCAGATTTGAAAGTAGGCAATggtgtttaa